In Ovis canadensis isolate MfBH-ARS-UI-01 breed Bighorn chromosome 3, ARS-UI_OviCan_v2, whole genome shotgun sequence, one DNA window encodes the following:
- the USP5 gene encoding ubiquitin carboxyl-terminal hydrolase 5 isoform X1 has translation MAELSEEALLSVLPTIRVPKAGDRVHKDECAFSFDTPESEGGLYICMNTFLGFGKQYVERHFNKTGQRVYLHLRRTRRPKEEDATAGTGDPPRKKPTRLAIGVEGGFDLNEEKFEYDEDVKIVILPDYLEIARDGLGGLPDIVRDRVTSAVEALLSADSASRKQEVQAWDGEVRQVSKHAFSLKQLDNPARIPPCGWKCSKCDMRENLWLNLTDGSILCGRRYFDGSGGNNHAVEHFRETGYPLAVKLGTITPDGADVYSYDEDDMVLDPNLAEHLSHFGIDMLKMQKTDKTMTELEIDMNQRVGEWELIQESAVPLKPLSGPGYTGIRNLGNSCYLNSVVQVLFSIPDFQRKYVDKLEKIFQNAPTDPTQDFSTQVAKLGHGLLSGEYSKPAPESGDGEQEVQDGIAPRMFKALIGKGHPEFSTNRQQDAQEFFLHLINMVERNCRSSENPNEVFRFLVEEKIKCLATEKVKYTQRVDYIMQLPVPMDAAMNKEELLEYEEKKRQAEEEKLPLPELVRAQVPFSSCLEAYGAPEQVDDFWSTALQAKSVAVKTTRFASFPDYLVIQIKKFTFGLDWVPKKLDVSIEMPEELDISQLRGTGLQPGEEELPDIAPPLVTPDEPKGSLGFYGNEDEDSFCSPHFSSPTSPMLDESVIIQLVEMGFPMDACRKAVYYTGNSGAEAAMNWVMSHMDDPDFANPLILPGSSGPGSTSAAADPPPEDCVTTIVSMGFSRDQALKALRATNNSLERAVDWIFSHIDDLDAEAAMDISEGRSAADSISESIPVGPKVRDGPGKYQLFAFISHMGTSTMCGHYVCHIKKEGRWVIYNDQKVCASEKPPKDLGYIYFYQRVAS, from the exons ATGGCGGAGCTGAGTGAAGAGGCGCTGCTGTCAGTATTACCGACGATCCGGGTCCCCAAGGCTGGAGACCGGGTCCACAAAGACGAGTGCGCCTTCTCCTTCGACACACCG GAGTCTGAGGGTGGCCTCTACATCTGCATGAACACATTCCTGGGCTTTGGAAAACAATATGTGGAGAGACATTTTAACAAGACTGGCCAGCGCGTCTACCTCCACCTCCGGCGGACTCGGCGCCCG AAAGAGGAAGATGCGACCGCAGGCACTGGAGATCCTCCCCGCAAGAAACCCACCCGACTAGCCATCG GTGTCGAAGGCGGGTTTGACCTCAACGAGGAGAAGTTTGAATACGATGAGGATGTAAAGATCGTCATTCTGCCGGATTACCTGGAAATAGCCCGGGATGGGCTGGGGGGACTGCCCGACATTGTCAGAGATCGG GTGACCAGTGCGGTGGAGGCCCTCCTGTCGGCTGACTCGGCCTCCCGCAAGCAGGAGGTGCAGGCCTGGGATGGGGAAGTGCGGCAGGTGTCTAAGCATGCCTTCAGCCTCAAGCAGCTGGACAACCCTGCTCGGATCCCTCCCTG TGGCTGGAAGTGCTCCAAGTGCGACATGCGGGAGAACCTGTGGCTCAACCTCACGGACGGCTCCATCCTGTGTGGCCGGCGCTACTTCGACGGCAGCGGGGGCAACAACCATGCGGTGGAGCACTTCCGGGAGACGGGCTACCCGCTGGCCGTCAAGCTGGGCACCATCACCCCTGACGGAGCTG ACGTGTACTCGTATGATGAGGATGACATGGTCCTGGATCCCAACCTGGCCGAGCACCTGTCCCACTTTGGTATTGACATGCTGAAGATGCAGAAG ACGGACAAGACGATGACGGAGCTGGAGATAGACATGAACCAGCGTGTCGGCGAGTGGGAGCTGATCCAGGAGTCGGCGGTGCCGCTCAAGCCGCTGTCCGGGCCCGGCTACACCGGCATCCGCAACCTGGGCAACAGCTGCTACCTCAACTCGGTGGTCCAGGTGCTCTTCAGCATCCCCGACTTCCAGAGGAA GTACGTGGATAAGCTGGAAAAGATCTTCCAGAACGCCCCAACGGACCCCACCCAGGACTTCAGCACCCAGGT GGCCAAGCTGGGCCACGGCCTGCTCTCGGGGGAGTATTCCAAGCCAGCACCAGAGTCGGGTGATGGGGAGCAG GAAGTCCAAGATGGCATTGCCCCTCGGATGTTCAAGGCCCTCATTGGCAAGGGTCACCCCGAGTTCTCCACCAACCGGCAGCAGGATGCCCAAGAGTTCTTCCTGCACCTTATCAACATGGTGGAG AGGAATTGCCGGAGCTCTGAAAATCCTAACGAAGTGTTCCGCTTCCTGGTGGAGGAAAAGATCAAGTGCCTGGCCACAGAGAAGGTGAAGTACACCCAGCGAGTGGACTACATTATGCAGCTGCCCGTGCCCATGGATGCGGCCATGAACAAAG agGAGCTTCTAGAGTATGAGGAGAAGAAGCGGCAAGCTGAAGAGGAGAAGCTGCCTCTGCCTGAGCTGGTTCGGGCCCAGGTGCCCTTCAGCTCCTGCCTGGAGGCCTACGGCGCCCCCGAGCAGGTGGACGACTTCTGGAGCACAGCCCTGCAGGCCAAGTCAGTCGCTGTCAA GACCACACGATTTGCCTCATTCCCTGACTACCTGGTCATCCAGATCAAGAAGTTCACCTTTGGCTTGGACTGGGTGCCCAAGAAACTGG ACGTGTCCATCGAGATGCCCGAGGAGCTAGATATCTCCCAGCTGAGGGGCACAGGGCTGCAGCCTGGAGAGGAGGAGCTGCCCGACATTGCCCCACCCCTGGTCACTCCGGATGAGCCCAAAGGTAGCCTTGGTTTCTATGGCAACGAAGACGAAGACTCCTTCTGCTCCCCTCACTTCTCCTCTCCAACAT CCCCCATGCTGGATGAGTCGGTCATCATCCAGCTAGTGGAGATGGGCTTTCCCATGGATGCCTGCCGCAAAGCTGTCTACTACACTGGCAACAGCGGGGCCGAGGCCGCCATGAACTGGGTCATGTCGCACATGGACGACCCGG ATTTTGCAAACCCCCTCATCCTGCCTGGCTCCAGCGGGCCCGGCTCCACGAGTGCAGCCGCTGACCCCCCACCGGAGGACTGTGTGACCACCATCGTCTCCATGGGCTTCTCCCGGGACCAGGCCCTGAAAGCCCTGCGGGCCACG AACAACAGTTTGGAACGGGCTGTGGACTGGATCTTCAGTCACATTGACGACCTGGACGCAGAAGCTGCCATGGACATCTCGGAGGGCCGCTCGGCTGCCGACTCCATCTCCGAGTCCATACCAGTGGGACCTAAAGTCCGGGATGGTCCTGGAA AGTATCAGCTCTTTGCCTTCATTAGTCACATGGGCACCTCGACCATGTGTGGTCACTACGTCTGCCACATCAAGAAGGAAGGCAG
- the USP5 gene encoding ubiquitin carboxyl-terminal hydrolase 5 isoform X2 has protein sequence MAELSEEALLSVLPTIRVPKAGDRVHKDECAFSFDTPESEGGLYICMNTFLGFGKQYVERHFNKTGQRVYLHLRRTRRPKEEDATAGTGDPPRKKPTRLAIGVEGGFDLNEEKFEYDEDVKIVILPDYLEIARDGLGGLPDIVRDRVTSAVEALLSADSASRKQEVQAWDGEVRQVSKHAFSLKQLDNPARIPPCGWKCSKCDMRENLWLNLTDGSILCGRRYFDGSGGNNHAVEHFRETGYPLAVKLGTITPDGADVYSYDEDDMVLDPNLAEHLSHFGIDMLKMQKTDKTMTELEIDMNQRVGEWELIQESAVPLKPLSGPGYTGIRNLGNSCYLNSVVQVLFSIPDFQRKYVDKLEKIFQNAPTDPTQDFSTQVAKLGHGLLSGEYSKPAPESGDGEQVTEQKEVQDGIAPRMFKALIGKGHPEFSTNRQQDAQEFFLHLINMVERNCRSSENPNEVFRFLVEEKIKCLATEKVKYTQRVDYIMQLPVPMDAAMNKEELLEYEEKKRQAEEEKLPLPELVRAQVPFSSCLEAYGAPEQVDDFWSTALQAKSVAVKTTRFASFPDYLVIQIKKFTFGLDWVPKKLDVSIEMPEELDISQLRGTGLQPGEEELPDIAPPLVTPDEPKAPMLDESVIIQLVEMGFPMDACRKAVYYTGNSGAEAAMNWVMSHMDDPDFANPLILPGSSGPGSTSAAADPPPEDCVTTIVSMGFSRDQALKALRATNNSLERAVDWIFSHIDDLDAEAAMDISEGRSAADSISESIPVGPKVRDGPGKYQLFAFISHMGTSTMCGHYVCHIKKEGRWVIYNDQKVCASEKPPKDLGYIYFYQRVAS, from the exons ATGGCGGAGCTGAGTGAAGAGGCGCTGCTGTCAGTATTACCGACGATCCGGGTCCCCAAGGCTGGAGACCGGGTCCACAAAGACGAGTGCGCCTTCTCCTTCGACACACCG GAGTCTGAGGGTGGCCTCTACATCTGCATGAACACATTCCTGGGCTTTGGAAAACAATATGTGGAGAGACATTTTAACAAGACTGGCCAGCGCGTCTACCTCCACCTCCGGCGGACTCGGCGCCCG AAAGAGGAAGATGCGACCGCAGGCACTGGAGATCCTCCCCGCAAGAAACCCACCCGACTAGCCATCG GTGTCGAAGGCGGGTTTGACCTCAACGAGGAGAAGTTTGAATACGATGAGGATGTAAAGATCGTCATTCTGCCGGATTACCTGGAAATAGCCCGGGATGGGCTGGGGGGACTGCCCGACATTGTCAGAGATCGG GTGACCAGTGCGGTGGAGGCCCTCCTGTCGGCTGACTCGGCCTCCCGCAAGCAGGAGGTGCAGGCCTGGGATGGGGAAGTGCGGCAGGTGTCTAAGCATGCCTTCAGCCTCAAGCAGCTGGACAACCCTGCTCGGATCCCTCCCTG TGGCTGGAAGTGCTCCAAGTGCGACATGCGGGAGAACCTGTGGCTCAACCTCACGGACGGCTCCATCCTGTGTGGCCGGCGCTACTTCGACGGCAGCGGGGGCAACAACCATGCGGTGGAGCACTTCCGGGAGACGGGCTACCCGCTGGCCGTCAAGCTGGGCACCATCACCCCTGACGGAGCTG ACGTGTACTCGTATGATGAGGATGACATGGTCCTGGATCCCAACCTGGCCGAGCACCTGTCCCACTTTGGTATTGACATGCTGAAGATGCAGAAG ACGGACAAGACGATGACGGAGCTGGAGATAGACATGAACCAGCGTGTCGGCGAGTGGGAGCTGATCCAGGAGTCGGCGGTGCCGCTCAAGCCGCTGTCCGGGCCCGGCTACACCGGCATCCGCAACCTGGGCAACAGCTGCTACCTCAACTCGGTGGTCCAGGTGCTCTTCAGCATCCCCGACTTCCAGAGGAA GTACGTGGATAAGCTGGAAAAGATCTTCCAGAACGCCCCAACGGACCCCACCCAGGACTTCAGCACCCAGGT GGCCAAGCTGGGCCACGGCCTGCTCTCGGGGGAGTATTCCAAGCCAGCACCAGAGTCGGGTGATGGGGAGCAGGTAACGGAGCAGAAG GAAGTCCAAGATGGCATTGCCCCTCGGATGTTCAAGGCCCTCATTGGCAAGGGTCACCCCGAGTTCTCCACCAACCGGCAGCAGGATGCCCAAGAGTTCTTCCTGCACCTTATCAACATGGTGGAG AGGAATTGCCGGAGCTCTGAAAATCCTAACGAAGTGTTCCGCTTCCTGGTGGAGGAAAAGATCAAGTGCCTGGCCACAGAGAAGGTGAAGTACACCCAGCGAGTGGACTACATTATGCAGCTGCCCGTGCCCATGGATGCGGCCATGAACAAAG agGAGCTTCTAGAGTATGAGGAGAAGAAGCGGCAAGCTGAAGAGGAGAAGCTGCCTCTGCCTGAGCTGGTTCGGGCCCAGGTGCCCTTCAGCTCCTGCCTGGAGGCCTACGGCGCCCCCGAGCAGGTGGACGACTTCTGGAGCACAGCCCTGCAGGCCAAGTCAGTCGCTGTCAA GACCACACGATTTGCCTCATTCCCTGACTACCTGGTCATCCAGATCAAGAAGTTCACCTTTGGCTTGGACTGGGTGCCCAAGAAACTGG ACGTGTCCATCGAGATGCCCGAGGAGCTAGATATCTCCCAGCTGAGGGGCACAGGGCTGCAGCCTGGAGAGGAGGAGCTGCCCGACATTGCCCCACCCCTGGTCACTCCGGATGAGCCCAAAG CCCCCATGCTGGATGAGTCGGTCATCATCCAGCTAGTGGAGATGGGCTTTCCCATGGATGCCTGCCGCAAAGCTGTCTACTACACTGGCAACAGCGGGGCCGAGGCCGCCATGAACTGGGTCATGTCGCACATGGACGACCCGG ATTTTGCAAACCCCCTCATCCTGCCTGGCTCCAGCGGGCCCGGCTCCACGAGTGCAGCCGCTGACCCCCCACCGGAGGACTGTGTGACCACCATCGTCTCCATGGGCTTCTCCCGGGACCAGGCCCTGAAAGCCCTGCGGGCCACG AACAACAGTTTGGAACGGGCTGTGGACTGGATCTTCAGTCACATTGACGACCTGGACGCAGAAGCTGCCATGGACATCTCGGAGGGCCGCTCGGCTGCCGACTCCATCTCCGAGTCCATACCAGTGGGACCTAAAGTCCGGGATGGTCCTGGAA AGTATCAGCTCTTTGCCTTCATTAGTCACATGGGCACCTCGACCATGTGTGGTCACTACGTCTGCCACATCAAGAAGGAAGGCAG
- the USP5 gene encoding ubiquitin carboxyl-terminal hydrolase 5 isoform X3 produces the protein MAELSEEALLSVLPTIRVPKAGDRVHKDECAFSFDTPESEGGLYICMNTFLGFGKQYVERHFNKTGQRVYLHLRRTRRPKEEDATAGTGDPPRKKPTRLAIGVEGGFDLNEEKFEYDEDVKIVILPDYLEIARDGLGGLPDIVRDRVTSAVEALLSADSASRKQEVQAWDGEVRQVSKHAFSLKQLDNPARIPPCGWKCSKCDMRENLWLNLTDGSILCGRRYFDGSGGNNHAVEHFRETGYPLAVKLGTITPDGADVYSYDEDDMVLDPNLAEHLSHFGIDMLKMQKTDKTMTELEIDMNQRVGEWELIQESAVPLKPLSGPGYTGIRNLGNSCYLNSVVQVLFSIPDFQRKYVDKLEKIFQNAPTDPTQDFSTQVAKLGHGLLSGEYSKPAPESGDGEQEVQDGIAPRMFKALIGKGHPEFSTNRQQDAQEFFLHLINMVERNCRSSENPNEVFRFLVEEKIKCLATEKVKYTQRVDYIMQLPVPMDAAMNKEELLEYEEKKRQAEEEKLPLPELVRAQVPFSSCLEAYGAPEQVDDFWSTALQAKSVAVKTTRFASFPDYLVIQIKKFTFGLDWVPKKLDVSIEMPEELDISQLRGTGLQPGEEELPDIAPPLVTPDEPKAPMLDESVIIQLVEMGFPMDACRKAVYYTGNSGAEAAMNWVMSHMDDPDFANPLILPGSSGPGSTSAAADPPPEDCVTTIVSMGFSRDQALKALRATNNSLERAVDWIFSHIDDLDAEAAMDISEGRSAADSISESIPVGPKVRDGPGKYQLFAFISHMGTSTMCGHYVCHIKKEGRWVIYNDQKVCASEKPPKDLGYIYFYQRVAS, from the exons ATGGCGGAGCTGAGTGAAGAGGCGCTGCTGTCAGTATTACCGACGATCCGGGTCCCCAAGGCTGGAGACCGGGTCCACAAAGACGAGTGCGCCTTCTCCTTCGACACACCG GAGTCTGAGGGTGGCCTCTACATCTGCATGAACACATTCCTGGGCTTTGGAAAACAATATGTGGAGAGACATTTTAACAAGACTGGCCAGCGCGTCTACCTCCACCTCCGGCGGACTCGGCGCCCG AAAGAGGAAGATGCGACCGCAGGCACTGGAGATCCTCCCCGCAAGAAACCCACCCGACTAGCCATCG GTGTCGAAGGCGGGTTTGACCTCAACGAGGAGAAGTTTGAATACGATGAGGATGTAAAGATCGTCATTCTGCCGGATTACCTGGAAATAGCCCGGGATGGGCTGGGGGGACTGCCCGACATTGTCAGAGATCGG GTGACCAGTGCGGTGGAGGCCCTCCTGTCGGCTGACTCGGCCTCCCGCAAGCAGGAGGTGCAGGCCTGGGATGGGGAAGTGCGGCAGGTGTCTAAGCATGCCTTCAGCCTCAAGCAGCTGGACAACCCTGCTCGGATCCCTCCCTG TGGCTGGAAGTGCTCCAAGTGCGACATGCGGGAGAACCTGTGGCTCAACCTCACGGACGGCTCCATCCTGTGTGGCCGGCGCTACTTCGACGGCAGCGGGGGCAACAACCATGCGGTGGAGCACTTCCGGGAGACGGGCTACCCGCTGGCCGTCAAGCTGGGCACCATCACCCCTGACGGAGCTG ACGTGTACTCGTATGATGAGGATGACATGGTCCTGGATCCCAACCTGGCCGAGCACCTGTCCCACTTTGGTATTGACATGCTGAAGATGCAGAAG ACGGACAAGACGATGACGGAGCTGGAGATAGACATGAACCAGCGTGTCGGCGAGTGGGAGCTGATCCAGGAGTCGGCGGTGCCGCTCAAGCCGCTGTCCGGGCCCGGCTACACCGGCATCCGCAACCTGGGCAACAGCTGCTACCTCAACTCGGTGGTCCAGGTGCTCTTCAGCATCCCCGACTTCCAGAGGAA GTACGTGGATAAGCTGGAAAAGATCTTCCAGAACGCCCCAACGGACCCCACCCAGGACTTCAGCACCCAGGT GGCCAAGCTGGGCCACGGCCTGCTCTCGGGGGAGTATTCCAAGCCAGCACCAGAGTCGGGTGATGGGGAGCAG GAAGTCCAAGATGGCATTGCCCCTCGGATGTTCAAGGCCCTCATTGGCAAGGGTCACCCCGAGTTCTCCACCAACCGGCAGCAGGATGCCCAAGAGTTCTTCCTGCACCTTATCAACATGGTGGAG AGGAATTGCCGGAGCTCTGAAAATCCTAACGAAGTGTTCCGCTTCCTGGTGGAGGAAAAGATCAAGTGCCTGGCCACAGAGAAGGTGAAGTACACCCAGCGAGTGGACTACATTATGCAGCTGCCCGTGCCCATGGATGCGGCCATGAACAAAG agGAGCTTCTAGAGTATGAGGAGAAGAAGCGGCAAGCTGAAGAGGAGAAGCTGCCTCTGCCTGAGCTGGTTCGGGCCCAGGTGCCCTTCAGCTCCTGCCTGGAGGCCTACGGCGCCCCCGAGCAGGTGGACGACTTCTGGAGCACAGCCCTGCAGGCCAAGTCAGTCGCTGTCAA GACCACACGATTTGCCTCATTCCCTGACTACCTGGTCATCCAGATCAAGAAGTTCACCTTTGGCTTGGACTGGGTGCCCAAGAAACTGG ACGTGTCCATCGAGATGCCCGAGGAGCTAGATATCTCCCAGCTGAGGGGCACAGGGCTGCAGCCTGGAGAGGAGGAGCTGCCCGACATTGCCCCACCCCTGGTCACTCCGGATGAGCCCAAAG CCCCCATGCTGGATGAGTCGGTCATCATCCAGCTAGTGGAGATGGGCTTTCCCATGGATGCCTGCCGCAAAGCTGTCTACTACACTGGCAACAGCGGGGCCGAGGCCGCCATGAACTGGGTCATGTCGCACATGGACGACCCGG ATTTTGCAAACCCCCTCATCCTGCCTGGCTCCAGCGGGCCCGGCTCCACGAGTGCAGCCGCTGACCCCCCACCGGAGGACTGTGTGACCACCATCGTCTCCATGGGCTTCTCCCGGGACCAGGCCCTGAAAGCCCTGCGGGCCACG AACAACAGTTTGGAACGGGCTGTGGACTGGATCTTCAGTCACATTGACGACCTGGACGCAGAAGCTGCCATGGACATCTCGGAGGGCCGCTCGGCTGCCGACTCCATCTCCGAGTCCATACCAGTGGGACCTAAAGTCCGGGATGGTCCTGGAA AGTATCAGCTCTTTGCCTTCATTAGTCACATGGGCACCTCGACCATGTGTGGTCACTACGTCTGCCACATCAAGAAGGAAGGCAG
- the USP5 gene encoding ubiquitin carboxyl-terminal hydrolase 5 isoform X4 codes for MAELSEEALLSVLPTIRVPKAGDRVHKDECAFSFDTPESEGGLYICMNTFLGFGKQYVERHFNKTGQRVYLHLRRTRRPKEEDATAGTGDPPRKKPTRLAIGVEGGFDLNEEKFEYDEDVKIVILPDYLEIARDGLGGLPDIVRDRVTSAVEALLSADSASRKQEVQAWDGEVRQVSKHAFSLKQLDNPARIPPCGWKCSKCDMRENLWLNLTDGSILCGRRYFDGSGGNNHAVEHFRETGYPLAVKLGTITPDGADVYSYDEDDMVLDPNLAEHLSHFGIDMLKMQKTDKTMTELEIDMNQRVGEWELIQESAVPLKPLSGPGYTGIRNLGNSCYLNSVVQVLFSIPDFQRKYVDKLEKIFQNAPTDPTQDFSTQVAKLGHGLLSGEYSKPAPESGDGEQVTEQKEVQDGIAPRMFKALIGKGHPEFSTNRQQDAQEFFLHLINMVERNCRSSENPNEVFRFLVEEKIKCLATEKVKYTQRVDYIMQLPVPMDAAMNKEELLEYEEKKRQAEEEKLPLPELVRAQVPFSSCLEAYGAPEQVDDFWSTALQAKSVAVKTTRFASFPDYLVIQIKKFTFGLDWVPKKLDVSIEMPEELDISQLRGTGLQPGEEELPDIAPPLVTPDEPKGSLGFYGNEDEDSFCSPHFSSPTSPMLDESVIIQLVEMGFPMDACRKAVYYTGNSGAEAAMNWVMSHMDDPDFANPLILPGSSGPGSTSAAADPPPEDCVTTIVSMGFSRDQALKALRATNNSLERAVDWIFSHIDDLDAEAAMDISEGRSAADSISESIPVGPKVRDGPGKYQLFAFISHMGTSTMCGHYVCHIKKEGRWVIYNDQKVCASEKPPKDLGYIYFYQRVAS; via the exons ATGGCGGAGCTGAGTGAAGAGGCGCTGCTGTCAGTATTACCGACGATCCGGGTCCCCAAGGCTGGAGACCGGGTCCACAAAGACGAGTGCGCCTTCTCCTTCGACACACCG GAGTCTGAGGGTGGCCTCTACATCTGCATGAACACATTCCTGGGCTTTGGAAAACAATATGTGGAGAGACATTTTAACAAGACTGGCCAGCGCGTCTACCTCCACCTCCGGCGGACTCGGCGCCCG AAAGAGGAAGATGCGACCGCAGGCACTGGAGATCCTCCCCGCAAGAAACCCACCCGACTAGCCATCG GTGTCGAAGGCGGGTTTGACCTCAACGAGGAGAAGTTTGAATACGATGAGGATGTAAAGATCGTCATTCTGCCGGATTACCTGGAAATAGCCCGGGATGGGCTGGGGGGACTGCCCGACATTGTCAGAGATCGG GTGACCAGTGCGGTGGAGGCCCTCCTGTCGGCTGACTCGGCCTCCCGCAAGCAGGAGGTGCAGGCCTGGGATGGGGAAGTGCGGCAGGTGTCTAAGCATGCCTTCAGCCTCAAGCAGCTGGACAACCCTGCTCGGATCCCTCCCTG TGGCTGGAAGTGCTCCAAGTGCGACATGCGGGAGAACCTGTGGCTCAACCTCACGGACGGCTCCATCCTGTGTGGCCGGCGCTACTTCGACGGCAGCGGGGGCAACAACCATGCGGTGGAGCACTTCCGGGAGACGGGCTACCCGCTGGCCGTCAAGCTGGGCACCATCACCCCTGACGGAGCTG ACGTGTACTCGTATGATGAGGATGACATGGTCCTGGATCCCAACCTGGCCGAGCACCTGTCCCACTTTGGTATTGACATGCTGAAGATGCAGAAG ACGGACAAGACGATGACGGAGCTGGAGATAGACATGAACCAGCGTGTCGGCGAGTGGGAGCTGATCCAGGAGTCGGCGGTGCCGCTCAAGCCGCTGTCCGGGCCCGGCTACACCGGCATCCGCAACCTGGGCAACAGCTGCTACCTCAACTCGGTGGTCCAGGTGCTCTTCAGCATCCCCGACTTCCAGAGGAA GTACGTGGATAAGCTGGAAAAGATCTTCCAGAACGCCCCAACGGACCCCACCCAGGACTTCAGCACCCAGGT GGCCAAGCTGGGCCACGGCCTGCTCTCGGGGGAGTATTCCAAGCCAGCACCAGAGTCGGGTGATGGGGAGCAGGTAACGGAGCAGAAG GAAGTCCAAGATGGCATTGCCCCTCGGATGTTCAAGGCCCTCATTGGCAAGGGTCACCCCGAGTTCTCCACCAACCGGCAGCAGGATGCCCAAGAGTTCTTCCTGCACCTTATCAACATGGTGGAG AGGAATTGCCGGAGCTCTGAAAATCCTAACGAAGTGTTCCGCTTCCTGGTGGAGGAAAAGATCAAGTGCCTGGCCACAGAGAAGGTGAAGTACACCCAGCGAGTGGACTACATTATGCAGCTGCCCGTGCCCATGGATGCGGCCATGAACAAAG agGAGCTTCTAGAGTATGAGGAGAAGAAGCGGCAAGCTGAAGAGGAGAAGCTGCCTCTGCCTGAGCTGGTTCGGGCCCAGGTGCCCTTCAGCTCCTGCCTGGAGGCCTACGGCGCCCCCGAGCAGGTGGACGACTTCTGGAGCACAGCCCTGCAGGCCAAGTCAGTCGCTGTCAA GACCACACGATTTGCCTCATTCCCTGACTACCTGGTCATCCAGATCAAGAAGTTCACCTTTGGCTTGGACTGGGTGCCCAAGAAACTGG ACGTGTCCATCGAGATGCCCGAGGAGCTAGATATCTCCCAGCTGAGGGGCACAGGGCTGCAGCCTGGAGAGGAGGAGCTGCCCGACATTGCCCCACCCCTGGTCACTCCGGATGAGCCCAAAGGTAGCCTTGGTTTCTATGGCAACGAAGACGAAGACTCCTTCTGCTCCCCTCACTTCTCCTCTCCAACAT CCCCCATGCTGGATGAGTCGGTCATCATCCAGCTAGTGGAGATGGGCTTTCCCATGGATGCCTGCCGCAAAGCTGTCTACTACACTGGCAACAGCGGGGCCGAGGCCGCCATGAACTGGGTCATGTCGCACATGGACGACCCGG ATTTTGCAAACCCCCTCATCCTGCCTGGCTCCAGCGGGCCCGGCTCCACGAGTGCAGCCGCTGACCCCCCACCGGAGGACTGTGTGACCACCATCGTCTCCATGGGCTTCTCCCGGGACCAGGCCCTGAAAGCCCTGCGGGCCACG AACAACAGTTTGGAACGGGCTGTGGACTGGATCTTCAGTCACATTGACGACCTGGACGCAGAAGCTGCCATGGACATCTCGGAGGGCCGCTCGGCTGCCGACTCCATCTCCGAGTCCATACCAGTGGGACCTAAAGTCCGGGATGGTCCTGGAA AGTATCAGCTCTTTGCCTTCATTAGTCACATGGGCACCTCGACCATGTGTGGTCACTACGTCTGCCACATCAAGAAGGAAGGCAG